A window of Bacillota bacterium genomic DNA:
TAAAGTTTGCCCGGTTGGAGCAATAAGCGAGAAAGAGGAATGGGACCGCGTTCTGGATGCGATCGCCGATCCGAATCTCCATGTTGTCATTCAGGTCGCTCCTGCTGTGCGGGCTGCCATTGGGGAGGAGTTCGGAATCCCCGCGGGCACGGCGGTTACCGGGAAACTCGCCACGGCGCTCCACCGGCTTGGATTCGACGCGGTGTTCGACACCCAGTTCACGGCGGACCTCACGATTATGGAGGAAGGCCACGAGCTTCTGGAGCGCATGAAGTCCAGGGGCAGGCTGCCGCTCATCACCTCGTGCAGTCCTGGATGGGTGAGGTTCTGCGAGACGTTCTTCCCGGATTTCCTCGAGAACCTGTCGTCGTGCAAGTCGCCCCAGCAGATGATGGGAGCTGTAATAAAGACTTATTACGCCAAGAAGGCGGGGATCGCGCCGGACAAGATCTTCAGTGTTTCGGCCATGCCGTGCACCGCGAAGAAGTACGAATGCGCGCGGCCGGAGATGAACGCCTCTGGCGTGCGCGACGTCGATGTCGCCCTCACCACGCGGGAGCTCGCCCGCTTGATCAAGGCTGCGGGCATAGACCTTGCCAGCCTGCCTGACGGGGAGTTCGACCCTCCGCTCGGCATCTCCACGGGCGCCGGGACCATCTTCGGCGTGACCGGGGGCGTGATGGAGGCGGCGCTGCGCACGGTCTCCGAGGTCGTCGCGAAGAGATCTGCGGGCAAGGCGGCGGGCGGCGGTAAGCTGGAGTTCGTCGAAGTGCGCGGCCTTGAGGGCATACGTGAGGCCGTCGTTGACCTGGGCGGGCAGCAGGTTCGTGTCGCAGTGGCGTCCGGCCTTGGGAACGCCGCGCGACTTCTCCAGAGGATTCGCGATGGCAAAGCATCATATCACTTCGTGGAGATCATGGCTTGTCCAGGCGGGTGCATCGAGGGTGGGGGCCAGCCGAGGTCGGGCGACCCCGAGATCGCGGCGAAGAGGGCCAGCGCCGTGTACGCCGAGGACGGGCGCATGAAAGCCAGGCGGTCCCATGAGAACCTTGCGGTGCGAAGGCTGTACGAGGAGTTCCTGGGCGAGCCGGGCAGCGAGGTCGCACACCGGCTTCTCCACACGACGTATCACAGTGTGGAGGAAGCCGCCCAAGTGGCGAGCGCCAGGAAGGAGGCCATGTGACATGTCGGCAGCGCAGACCAAGCAGACGAAAGACAAGCGCGCCCGCCTCGAGGTCGCACCGAAGCCGGGCGAAGCTGGCGGGACCGCTTGCAAGTGTCAAGGGAAGCTCCCGGACGATAGGTACGGCATTCTGGATGACATCATCGCCAAGCACAAGGACGTCCCTGGATCACTCATACCCGTGCTTCACGAAGCTCAACAGCTCTTCGGCTGCCTTCCGGAAGACGTGCAGACCCGGATCGCGAAGGGCCTCGGAGTGCCGGAGAGCGAGGTCTACGGGGTCGCCACGTTCTACTCGCTTTTCTCGCTTCGCCCGAAAGGTAAGTGGACCGTGAACGTGTGCCTCGGCACCGCCTGTTACGTAAGGGGCGCTGCGGCGTGTCTGGAGGCCGTAAAGAAGGAGCTCGGCGTGGACATCGGCGGCACCAGTCGTGACGGGCTTTTCACGCTTCAGGCCGTGAGGTGTCTCGGTGCGTGCGCGCTTGCCCCGGTGGTCATGATCGGCGATACGGTGTTCGCACGCGTCAAGCCCGAGGACATTCCGAGGATACTTGCGGAGTACGCCGCTAGTCATTCCAGCGAGTCAGCCGCGAGCTAGCCCGGTCGTATACTCTACCAGATAAATCAGACATCACCGCTCCCACGCTGTGAGAGACCCCGGTAACCCCGCCGGGGTCTCTCGGATCAGGGTCCGGGTTTCCTGATCCCGACCGCGATCACTCGGTCTCGGCTGCGAGCACGGTGTTGCAAAGCGGCTGAATGACTCGGGTAACAGGCCTTTTAGTAGGCCATTTCTCAACTCGGCCGCGCTCCTAGTGCGATGCGGCAAAATGGGCTTGGGGGAATGTTTTCGGGTACTGTGGAACTTGGAGGCTTTGGCAACGTTACAATCATCAGGGGAGATTAGCCGAATCTTGGCTGGCATCCGAGAAGGGCCGTCCTTGAGTTGGGGAGAAGGATTTGCTACAATTGGAGCAACATATAAGCCCGGGGGGAATTTCGCCATGGATTTCGATGACAAGTTCGGGCATGTTGCTCTGACGTTCGATGACGTCCTTCTGGAGCCAGCCTACTCCGAGGTGATGCCGGGGGAGGTGGACGTATCGACGAGGCTGACCGCGAGGATCCGCCTAAATATCCCGCTTGCGAGCGCCGCCATGGACACCGTGACCGAGGCGAGGCTCGCCATAGCGATGGCGCGCGAGGGTGGCATCGGCGTCATCCACAAGAACATGTCAATCGAGCGCCAAGCGGGCGAGGTGGACAAGGTAAAGCGGTCGGAGCACGGGATCATCGTGGACCCGATCTTCCTGGAGCCCCATAACCTTATACGGGATGCTCTCGCGATAATGGAGCGCTACCACATTTCCGGGGTGCCCATCACGAAGAACGGCAAGCTTGTGGGGATACTCACCAACAGGGACCTTCGGTTCGAGACCAACTACGACCAGCCCATCGAGAACGTCATGACCAAGGAGAACCTGGTAACCGCGCCGGTCGGCACCACTCTGGAAGAAGCCAAGAGCATCCTGCAACGCCACAAGATAGAGAAGCTTCCCATAGTCGACAAGAACTTCATGCTCAAAGGCCTCATCACTATAAAGGACATCTTGAAGGCCAAGCAGTTTCCGAACGCCGCCAAGGACGAGAGAGGCCGGCTTCGCGTCGGGGCCGCCGTGGGGACCGTGGGCGCGCTGGAGCGAGCGGGGGCTCTCGTGGATGCGGGCGTTGACCTCCTTGTGGTGGATACGGCGCACGGACATTCCCGCCTTGTTCTGGAAACGGTCAAGGCGCTCAAGGCGAACTTCAAGAACGTGGATGTGGCCGCGGGCAACGTGGGGACGGCCGAGGGTGCCAGGGCGCTCATTGAGGCAGGGGCAGACGCGATCAAGGTTGGCATCGGCCCGGGGTCCATCTGCACTACGAGGGTGGTCGCGGGGATCGGGGTGCCTCAGGTCACGGCGATCTTCGAGTGCGCGCGCGTAGCGAGGGATCATGGTATCCCAGTGATAGCCGACGGAGGCATCAAGTACTCAGGGGACATCACGAAGGCCATTGCTGCAGGCGCGGACGTGGTGATGATCGGCCGGCTTTTCGCGGGCACCGAGGAAAGCCCCGGAGAGCGCGTCATCTACAAAGGACGGAGTTTCAAGGTCTACCGTGGGATGGGGTCCGTGGAGGCTATGAAGGAAGGGTCCAGCGACAGGTATTTCCAGGACACTACGCACAAGTTGGTGCCGGAAGGCATCGAGGGTCGGGTCCCGTACAAGGGTGCGCTCGCAGACACGGTATACCAGCTCGTGGGCGGGCTCCGCGCGGGGATGGGTTACTGTGGCGCGCGCAATATCGCCGAGCTTCAGAGGAACACGAGGTTCATCAGGATGACAGGAGCTGGCTTGCGTGAAAGCCACCCGCACGATATCGTGATAACGCGCGAGGCGCCCAATTACAGCCTGACCGATACAGATGTGGAGGAAATGTAACGACGCGATGTTCCGCTTTCGTTGAAAATGAAAGGAGTGTGACCAGTGCGAATGAGGCGATTGAAATGGGTGATCCTGGGTTTGGTGCTGGTGGCGGTCTCTGTGCTGCCGCAGATGGGGGCGTTGGCGGAGGAGCCGCCTGTGAAGCTCCTCATCAATCCTAACCCGAGCCCTGACTTCAAGGCGGAGATCTGGGTCGACAGGGGCCAAGGGTCTACGTATTACCCTGGGGATCCCATTAGCGTTTACTATAGGGCAAACCGGGCGAGCTATGTCTATGTGTTGGACATCCTTGCCTCCGGGCAACTGAGGTGGCTCGTGCGGGATACATGGGTTCAAGCAAACAGGACCTACACCCTGTCGGGCACGGTCGAGCCGCCCTCAGGAACGGAGTACCTGATCGTGTTCGCTTCCACCCAGAAGCTGCCGCTCAGCGACCTCGAGGAATCCGCCCAATCGGGGCGCGTCTACATCCAGGGCCAGGCGAACATCGTGATCGGCAACATCCAGGCCAAGATACAGATCGTGCCGCAGAAGGCGTG
This region includes:
- a CDS encoding 2Fe-2S iron-sulfur cluster binding domain-containing protein, coding for MNTALPQKQAEAHSTGAPEQAPAPAPASTPVVAPSPAPAKVVRLTIDGQEVEAREGETVLDAARRVGRDIPTLCYHPAVGRIGSCRVCVVEIEGARNLPASCVTPVAQGMVVHTNTPAVREARRTVVELLLAAHPHDCLKCERNGRCELQNLAMRLGIRTARFNREREHREPDASSPALVRQPDKCVLCGRCVKVCNEIQATGVLGFAYRGTRSCVTPMFEHGLGESKCVSCGQCAKVCPVGAISEKEEWDRVLDAIADPNLHVVIQVAPAVRAAIGEEFGIPAGTAVTGKLATALHRLGFDAVFDTQFTADLTIMEEGHELLERMKSRGRLPLITSCSPGWVRFCETFFPDFLENLSSCKSPQQMMGAVIKTYYAKKAGIAPDKIFSVSAMPCTAKKYECARPEMNASGVRDVDVALTTRELARLIKAAGIDLASLPDGEFDPPLGISTGAGTIFGVTGGVMEAALRTVSEVVAKRSAGKAAGGGKLEFVEVRGLEGIREAVVDLGGQQVRVAVASGLGNAARLLQRIRDGKASYHFVEIMACPGGCIEGGGQPRSGDPEIAAKRASAVYAEDGRMKARRSHENLAVRRLYEEFLGEPGSEVAHRLLHTTYHSVEEAAQVASARKEAM
- a CDS encoding PEGA domain-containing protein, whose translation is MRMRRLKWVILGLVLVAVSVLPQMGALAEEPPVKLLINPNPSPDFKAEIWVDRGQGSTYYPGDPISVYYRANRASYVYVLDILASGQLRWLVRDTWVQANRTYTLSGTVEPPSGTEYLIVFASTQKLPLSDLEESAQSGRVYIQGQANIVIGNIQAKIQIVPQKAWVSGYTYFYVGGSYPPIPPEPTPVPQPVPQPPVQQYGAVHVSSYPSGARVFFDGVEKGKTPVLLQRVPLGSHEVTLILSGYYTFTRKLEVKHEQTYYVSTSLRRIE
- a CDS encoding NAD(P)H-dependent oxidoreductase subunit E — translated: MSAAQTKQTKDKRARLEVAPKPGEAGGTACKCQGKLPDDRYGILDDIIAKHKDVPGSLIPVLHEAQQLFGCLPEDVQTRIAKGLGVPESEVYGVATFYSLFSLRPKGKWTVNVCLGTACYVRGAAACLEAVKKELGVDIGGTSRDGLFTLQAVRCLGACALAPVVMIGDTVFARVKPEDIPRILAEYAASHSSESAAS
- the guaB gene encoding IMP dehydrogenase, with product MDFDDKFGHVALTFDDVLLEPAYSEVMPGEVDVSTRLTARIRLNIPLASAAMDTVTEARLAIAMAREGGIGVIHKNMSIERQAGEVDKVKRSEHGIIVDPIFLEPHNLIRDALAIMERYHISGVPITKNGKLVGILTNRDLRFETNYDQPIENVMTKENLVTAPVGTTLEEAKSILQRHKIEKLPIVDKNFMLKGLITIKDILKAKQFPNAAKDERGRLRVGAAVGTVGALERAGALVDAGVDLLVVDTAHGHSRLVLETVKALKANFKNVDVAAGNVGTAEGARALIEAGADAIKVGIGPGSICTTRVVAGIGVPQVTAIFECARVARDHGIPVIADGGIKYSGDITKAIAAGADVVMIGRLFAGTEESPGERVIYKGRSFKVYRGMGSVEAMKEGSSDRYFQDTTHKLVPEGIEGRVPYKGALADTVYQLVGGLRAGMGYCGARNIAELQRNTRFIRMTGAGLRESHPHDIVITREAPNYSLTDTDVEEM